A region of the Hydra vulgaris chromosome 12, alternate assembly HydraT2T_AEP genome:
ATTGTTATGAGTAATCTATCAAAGCGCGTTGAACGCAAAAAGTGATTTTTGACAGGTTACTCCTTTCCAGGTCCTTGTATTCACATGATTTTTGTTCCATAACATCAATGTATGCTTTAGTGTCTTTCAAAAACACTTAAGAAAACTACGTTCAAGTATTGGCCTTAAGAGATATAAGAGCTCAAAGTTAgggtaaaatttcaaattttgtgaTTTCGGACCATGATTTCTAGACAACCAAAAATGTAACCATGTtgaatttttacttttgctGTAAAAATCTATCCagattagcaaaaaaattaaaaagaaatgtttctGTCATATTCATGTTGCTAGAACTGCTCCTCAAAGTAGCAATTGCACACCATGCGCAAAATTTTCTCTAAATGGGCCAATATTTGGGACCCAATATCTCCGAAATAAATCAgaattttcgaaaaaatttaGCAGTGGCCTGCTTTCattgtcttttacaaaatatctgaaaatgaGAACAATTACAAGACATCACTTCCAGAATTACGGCCGTGAACTTTTTAGTGAACGGACgtgtttattattaaacttaaaaatggctaataaaagtatttcaattactcatttaaaagaaattatagaTATTCATGAAAACACAATAATGAAGCTATTTAGCGACAGGATTGATAAACTAGAGagtaaaatatcatttatgcaagaagaaaataaaaatttaaaaaatgaagtaagTGACCTGAAAAAAAGTGTTGAATTTGTCAGtgacaaatatgaaaatttactaTTGGAAATAgatgtttctaaaaaaacagCAATGTCATCAGTATATCAACTGAAcgacacaaaaataaatatagaaaatgatAACGTTATTAAAGATAAGTTGGCTGAACTTGAAGATAGGAGTCGCAGAAATAATTTGAGATTTAATGGTatagaagaaaaagaaattgaaaccTGGCAAGAAACTGAAAGTAAAAtaagagaaattttaaaaactaaattggGTTTAAATGGTAATATCGAAATTGAGAGGGTCCATAGAGTTGGAAAAAAGGTGATGGgtgttaaaagaataaatagaactattgttgtaaaatttttaaactataaagaCAAAAACGCGATTTTGGATAAGTTCGTAAAGGCAAAACTCTGGaatgaaaatttgtttataaatgaaGATTTTAGCGAACGTACTATGGAAATAAGAAGAAAGTTATTCGCGGAAGCAAAGGAGCTACGAAGTAAAGGAAAGTATGCTAAGGTTACTTATAACAAATTATTCACACGcgattttaagtaaattttgttttttcaattcatagttataaaattatttaaattctgaaatGGATTCAAACCAACTAAATTTTGAGTCAacttcatttaacttttttcaaattaatgattttttacttgATAATGAATCCGATCctgacataaattattttagtgaagCAAGTGCTCTGCAAAACtgctcttatttttataacaatgaatTGAAAGATTATCTTAATAGGGATTTTCTTaatgttattcattttaatataagaagtttaaaaaaaaactttgatactTTTCATAGTAATATAGAAGaaacttctaatatttttaacataatatgcaTTACAGAGACATGGTGCAGTTCTGATGATGTTAAAAACTCAAATCTCCTCCTTCcaggttttaatttaatttctttagggCGTAAAAATAATAAGCAAGGTGGTGGTATTCTTTTTTACGTGAATGAATACTTGCGGTTTATTAACAGGCCAGACTTAAGCATTTCTGATGGCGATAAAGAGGTTTTaagtattgaaattttaactaaaaatgccaaaaatataattttaagttgttgttattGCCCACCAAATGGCGTAATTGAGGATTTTAATGCCTTTTTAcataatgatataattaaaaaaagttcacatgaaaagaaattaaactacataattggtgattttaatttaaactgttttgaaTACCACACTAATactaacattaaaaagttttacaatgaCATTTTCGAAATTGGAGCGATACCGTTAATAAATAAGCCTACCAGAATATCATCAACATCAGCCTCTATAttagataatataattacaactgacgtttttaacttatctttaaaaaaaggtattattaaAAGTGACGTCTCTGATCACTTTCCCATTTTTTTCTCCATAaacacaaacatcaaaaaaattctacacCATAATAAACCTTTCATCAAACGTTTTTTTACGGAAGCGAATTGCTCTGCTTTTAAGAAACAATTATCTTTACTTCATTGGAAACATATAGATTCtaatgatgctaatttagcttataattcgttttttaaaaatttttttgaaatttatgatattaattttcctaaacataaaatactaaaaaaaaaaatatatttcacgtcaccatggattacaaaagatctcagaaaaagttctaaagttaagcaaaagttgtatataaagtatttaaaaacgaGAACATTagaaagtaaaacaatttataagaattacgctaaaaaatttgaaatgcaaagaaaaaatttaaaaaaaaggtactacataaatttactagaaaaatataaagataattcAAAGCAAACATGGCAAGTTTTAAGAGAAATTACAGGCAGTAAGAAATTGAAAGCTAGCTCTTTACCTAAAgctattaaaattgataataaaatatttgatgatcCAGGAGTGGTAGctaataaaatgaatgaattctTTACTTCAGTTAAaccaaatttagcaaaaaaaaattcaaacataaacaaaacaataaacagaTGTAGTTTTCCTTTAATATCTTAtctaaattcttttgaattgtcttttgatgaatttgatacagcttttaaaatgctaaagttAAATAGAGCAGTCGGTCCTGATGATATCAATGGAAACATTGCCATTGATTCATgtgatatcataaaaaatatcctttttaaaatatttaaatgttcaattcaacaaggaatttttcctgatgaattaaaaatagctagagtttcaccaatatttaaagGTGGAGACTTACTTAACGTTAGTAATTACCGTCCAATATCTCTTCTCTCTGTTTTCTCAAAGATTATAGAgagaattctttataataaattttttaatcatctttctcaaaataatatcctatacaaaaatcaatatgggtttaaaaaaaaaaactccactGAACACGCTATACTCCaaataacacaatatattaCTGAATCATTTGAAAGTTCCAAATTTACTTTAggcatttttattgacttgtctaaagcctttgatacgatagatcataaaattctttttaaaaaacttaaatattatggaatcTCTGGCAAtgttttgaagcttttaaaaagttatttaagtaatagaAAGCAATTTGTTCTCTATGACGTATCATCGAAATCAAACTTGTTAGATGTAACATGCGGAGTTCCTCAAGGGTCTGTCCTAGGACCTCTCCTATTTCTCatttacataaacgatctttATGAAGCATCTAATttatgacaattatgtttgctgacgacGCGAATTTTTTTCTATCTCATAGTAACATAATTACCCTATTTCAAAGTATGAAcatagaattaattaaaatttcagaatggtttaaattaaataagctttctcttaacattgaaaaaacaaaatggtctcTTTTTCATCCATACTACAAAAAACATCTTCTACCAAGTGAATTGCTTGCTCTTTTTATAGATGACGTTCAAATTAAAAGAGTAACGGCTACAAATTTTTTAggggtttttattgatgaaaatctgaCATGGAAAAAACACATTGAAAACTTATCCtctaaaatttccaaaagtataggaatactatttaaaataagaagcatgctaaataaacatactttaattcAGCTTTACCACTCGTTTATTCATTGCCATCTAAACTATGCTAATGCGGCTTGGGGTAGTGTAAGTAAAACTAAATTAGAACCACTTTATCGCCAAGAGAAACATGTTGCAcgacttattaattttaaacatcgATTTTATCATGCTAAGCCTCTTTTAAAcgaaatgaatattcttaatatatatcaacttaatatttttaatgtattgtgttttatgtttaaatgtaagtCTCGCACATCTCCAAtttcttttcacaatttatattctttaaaaattaaaaataaatacaatttgcgtaatgaaaattttattcttcaaccagttttcaaaactaactttggtaaattttgtatttcatttagaggagcatttttatggaacaaaatagtgttaaaactttttgatttctCTCATGAATggaactttttcttatttaaaagaaaattgaaagaaaTTCTTTTCTCAGTTGAAAAcattctgatatatttttaagtttgttttgttttttattaatactcttaggaaatattttatcgtaatttatatatacgaaatcttttatcttaacttatatatatatatatatatatatatatatatatatatatatatatatatatatatatatatatatatatatatatatatatatatatatatacgtatatatgtatgtgtatttgtgCGTATtatttgtatgtgtatatatatatattgatgtgtaagtatatttatttacatgtttgtatgtttaaatatgtataaataattatatttgtatttatgtgTGAATATTTGTCTATGAATTattaaaggattatttattatttaaaatctgtttaggcggttctcgatgacaagacctTATGATCTTCTGCGAGTATCGGCGTTCTTGTTGTAACGTTAACAAAATTGTAATTCTGACTATACgtattttattcattcttatattgtaaaacttattttgaataaataaaaagaacaaaaaaaaaaaaaaaaaaaaaattttgcctaGATTTCTCAGGCAATTGCTCTTAAGttaattcaaaaatcaaaatagctaCAGAAAATCGCcgcttaaaaaattttaagatctccttctattttttttaataaatccattAAATAAAGTTACCATCTTTAGGCATTAATTAGTGTTCAGACCTCTGAAATAAATTTACCTAATACGTTTGCTTCGGAAAGAACGTTTGCTTCAGAAAGAACATATAAACGTAAGAGAGCCTATATACTCACAGAGCGGACATACGGAAAACAGCAGCCATGTTTTTGCCAAATTATCGCGTGACAATTGTATAACCCaatattttaaaggaaaatttgaatattttgtttttcttagcagttttttaataaaattatttattaaacattatttatttgacaaataaataaattctttaaaaaaaacccgTCAAAAAACTACTTGTAGTTTATAAGTTACTTAACAAAAGTTTAGACCTgacaaaagttttacaattttttttattaattagttttagttGAATCTATTCTTTCAAAGCCAATGCTTGTATTATCATATCTTGCTCCCaagttcaaaataatatttttacttcatttttattccTTAGAGCTAAATATTACAGGTCTGAATTTTTTAAACCTGTTTTTAAgctttaatcaaaattaatgaGAATTAGGATAAAAGCTGAGctgaacttttaatttttgtatcaGTATTAACTTGTTCATCAATTGACTTTCTCTTAGAGTACAGAACTACCATTCTTTTAGGTAAAAAGTTATGCCAAAAAATGATCTGAAtattaattctatttaaaaaaaaatgcaaagtttgttttattagcAGAAAATAAACTTCCCACATTATGCTGTTTGTATGTAGCAAGCATTGTATTtactctattttttaaaatattgtgatTTAAAGCAAATTAggaaaattctttaattttcttcaaCTCTAGAACtcgtatatattaaaaaaattacattaaaatacattataaaatagTAGTTTGGTCAGTATTACTCAAGATTAAACTTGATGTTTTATCCTAATCTTTGAGTAAAACAATGTGCTATTTTTTGTGTGGATTTATGGACCTTACTAAGTCAagaaaacacaataaaaatcgATGGTCATTATTCGGTATCGTGCACTGCACTTTGataatgtaatgtttttaagagttaagcaaaacaaataagtttcaagtcatttttgtattaaaaagcTGTAGGAATTACTTGTTTTGTGAATGCaccagttataaatatttttttagaagttttggGTAAATTGCaatttcatataaaaagtttttttttcaagaagaGTATTTGGTTGTTGACAAAATAACACCAGATAGAATAAGTTTCCACCTTAGTTTTCTACTTAGGCTCAATACATATAATCGAATAGTACCtctataatttcataaaaaaaagcttttgtttcattgtaaatttagtaattttctATACTAAAAGCCATAGTAAGGTTTCGTGATTTCATAAGTGTAAACCATTTATCAACAATTCAGTTAAATCAAGCAGTTGTGAGTatagaatcattttttttatttgcaataaatttcAATCCACAACTTTCATTATAGTTCATTGCAATATAATACTCTTgatacttttgttttgttaaaatgtttttcatcaaGATGCTAAACTTATAAGTAAACATATTTAGAATGTCAACATGTGCAGGAATGTTAATCTATAACTAGTGAtagaagtatatatattttttgaattccaGCTGTAATTATGAAAGGTTTGTTACATgagagagatgttcttgtatTCTTCAATAAATGAAgtacatttgctaaaaaatcaataaaacaacTTGAATCACATGGATGTTTATTTAAACTGGAAAAAGTATAACTTTAGGTGCAGCTTATGCTAAAAAATCTTCACATTAACTGGTTATTTGCACCTTTATAAACAGAACTTtcactataataatattttacagtTTATT
Encoded here:
- the LOC136087956 gene encoding uncharacterized protein LOC136087956 encodes the protein MANKSISITHLKEIIDIHENTIMKLFSDRIDKLESKISFMQEENKNLKNEVSDLKKSVEFVSDKYENLLLEIDVSKKTAMSSVYQLNDTKINIENDNVIKDKLAELEDRSRRNNLRFNGIEEKEIETWQETESKIREILKTKLGLNGNIEIERVHRVGKKVMGVKRINRTIVVKFLNYKDKNAILDKFVKAKLWNENLFINEDFSERTMEIRRKLFAEAKELRSKGKYAKVTYNKLFTRDFK
- the LOC136087957 gene encoding uncharacterized protein LOC136087957; translation: MDSNQLNFESTSFNFFQINDFLLDNESDPDINYFSEASALQNCSYFYNNELKDYLNRDFLNVIHFNIRSLKKNFDTFHSNIEETSNIFNIICITETWCSSDDVKNSNLLLPGFNLISLGRKNNKQGGGILFYVNEYLRFINRPDLSISDGDKEVLSIEILTKNAKNIILSCCYCPPNGVIEDFNAFLHNDIIKKSSHEKKLNYIIGDFNLNCFEYHTNTNIKKFYNDIFEIGAIPLINKPTRISSTSASILDNIITTDVFNLSLKKEKYKDNSKQTWQVLREITGSKKLKASSLPKAIKIDNKIFDDPGVVANKMNEFFTSVKPNLAKKNSNINKTINRCSFPLISYLNSFELSFDEFDTAFKMLKLNRAVGPDDINGNIAIDSCDIIKNILFKIFKCSIQQGIFPDELKIARVSPIFKGGDLLNVNINPHYLS